The Ornithorhynchus anatinus isolate Pmale09 chromosome 1, mOrnAna1.pri.v4, whole genome shotgun sequence genome includes a window with the following:
- the DUSP28 gene encoding dual specificity phosphatase 28 — protein MMPELCQVTDSLLLSGSRAACSEALLTQAGVTFCVNVSRQQPCPNQPGVRTLRVPVFDDPSENLYEHFEPCADAIEAAVRDGGRCLVYCKNGRSRSAAICTAYLMRHRRMTLKEAFQIVKNARPVAEPNPGFWSQLQRYEEALQTKSHPEQSSRKSLLPDRHHSE, from the exons ATGATGCCCGAGCTCTGTCAGGTCACggactcccttctcctcagcGGCTCCCGGGCGGCCTGCAGTGAGGCCTTGCTCACCCAGGCCGGGGTCACATTCTGCGTCAACGTGTCCAGGCAGCAACCATGCCCCAACCAGCCAGGAGTCAGGACCCTCAGGGTCCCCGTCTTCGACGACCCCTCGGAGAACCTGTATGAGCACTTCGAGCCATGTGCAGATGCCATCGAGGCTGCCGTGAGGGACGGGGGCAGGTGCCTCGTTTACTGTAAGAATGGGCGCAGCCGCTCCGCGGCCATCTGCACCGCCTACCTGATGAGGCACCGAAGGATGACCCTGAAGGAGGCGTTCCAG ATTGTGAAGAATGCCAGACCGGTAGCAGAGCCCAATCCAGGATTTTGGTCTCAGCTCCAGAGATACGAAGAAGCTTTACAGACAAAGTCCCATCCAGAACAGTCTTCCAGAAAGTCACTTCTTCCAGATAGACATCATTCTGAATGA